CCGCGGGGTCACTTGGCTCAGATCGATGCTGGAGCGTACTAAGCGAGCGCTGAGATTATTTTGAATGAGCTGCTGCTGCAGAGAAGCTGCCCGATCGCGCTCCCGAAAGATACCCGCCTGCATAACGCTGTAGCCATCTACGACGGTGCGAAACGAATCGGGGGCGAGTTGCTGGAGACGGGCCTGTTCTGCTGGAGTGGCCACCGATACTAAGACTTGGTAACTGCGGGTGCTGGTAGGCGACGCTTCGGGCAGGGCTGCTAGATTGCCGGGAACCGTCACCGTCGTGCCGGGAGTGGGACTGGGAGATGGGATTGATGGTGTGGAGGTTTGGGGCGGTGTGGGTAGGGTAGGATGGGTGGCGGTGGATGTCCGGCCTCCAGCTTCCGCAATTAAAACATCGAGGTTGCGATCGTGGGTGATATAAATATGCCCGAGGGCTTGACCGTTATAGGTGCGTCTTGTCAGTCGCCAGCCAGAATTGAGTTGAATTTCTGCAAATTCATTGGTGACGCCGTTTGTCCGCCCAATTTCTAGGGAAGGGGAAGTGCGATCTTGGTTGGGCACTGCCATTAACACTAGGTCATTACCCTGGCGCGTTACTTGCAGGCCATAGCGCCAGCCCAGATCTTCATTGCCCACCCGCACGGAATAGCCATTGCTGTCTGTGCTGCGACCACAAATGCCGCTGAAGTCAAAATCCAGCAGCAGGGGGGTTACCAGAGTGGGTGAACTGGATTGGGTTGACCAGCAATCGCGGCGATCGCTGATTTGCTCCAGAATTAACAATTGGTGTCTGGTGCCACCCGCAAACGGGGCCGCAACGGTCACAAAGCGATCGGCGTTTACCTCCTGCTGGGTAAACGTTGTAGCGATCGCAGGTTGTCCAGCTGATGCCAATAATCCCAATCCCAATGCACCTGCAAGATGCAGCCATCGTTTCACGCTCATAGGTCTCTTGATTCCATCTGCGAAAGGCTTAAGTGTGAAGAAACGGTGGCGTGGTCATCAGTCCGTTGCGTTGCTCAATCTAAGAACAGATTTATCGGCTGACACCACACCACGTGTCTTAACCGCAAGGTGTAGCTCTCACTCACACGCTTATATCGCCTGAGACGGTGGGGGTTTCCGAGAGTTTCACCTCCTAGACCGGCTTTTCAACTGGCACATCTTGGATGGTGGAGCGGGATGGGATGGAAGAAGTGAGGCATCAGCCCCACATGCTAATTGACACCCAACCCAGGACTCCGGTGTGGAAACAGCACCTAGAGCATGAGATTGAGTGTCAATTCAAGGTTAGTTAAGACGAGGGTAATTCCTCTAGCAGGCGCTGGCTAGATGATTTGACCGGATTGAGACACGAGGATCT
The Candidatus Obscuribacterales bacterium DNA segment above includes these coding regions:
- a CDS encoding DUF3747 domain-containing protein, producing MSVKRWLHLAGALGLGLLASAGQPAIATTFTQQEVNADRFVTVAAPFAGGTRHQLLILEQISDRRDCWSTQSSSPTLVTPLLLDFDFSGICGRSTDSNGYSVRVGNEDLGWRYGLQVTRQGNDLVLMAVPNQDRTSPSLEIGRTNGVTNEFAEIQLNSGWRLTRRTYNGQALGHIYITHDRNLDVLIAEAGGRTSTATHPTLPTPPQTSTPSIPSPSPTPGTTVTVPGNLAALPEASPTSTRSYQVLVSVATPAEQARLQQLAPDSFRTVVDGYSVMQAGIFRERDRAASLQQQLIQNNLSARLVRSSIDLSQVTPR